From one Lolium rigidum isolate FL_2022 chromosome 4, APGP_CSIRO_Lrig_0.1, whole genome shotgun sequence genomic stretch:
- the LOC124706542 gene encoding LEC14B protein-like has protein sequence MGYGMSRLHEAYSEHEGENTDGSSAVEVKNEFSKLHNDIFQLTQLRSGPSESVCKSRDTASITRLLRGREVNSSGNGKFSSADRAFALGHYLPVDGPEIVDRMDSRAYVSQFSADGSLFVAGFQGSHIRIYDVDKDWGVHKDIHARNLRWTISDVSLSPDQWFLVYSSLAPIIHIVNIGTASRESYANITDIHDGLDFSLHEDVRYSFGMFSVKFSTDGRELVAGSNDDSIYIYDLQADKLTLRLPAHTSDVNTVAFADESGNLIYSGSDDNLCKVWDRRCLSSGEAAGVLTGHLHGITHIDSRGDGRCFISNGKDQAIKMWDIRKMTSNVDGSENRVPAWDYRYSRYPQQKQQKHPHDQSLATYRGHSVLRTLIRCYFSPAYSTGQKYIYTGSYDASVCIYDVVSGSQVAKLQGYHHLAVRDCSWHPSDPLLVSSSWDGRIAKWSRACSQQDTSELD, from the exons ATGGGTTACGGGATGAGTAGGCTACATGAGGCATACAGTGAACATGAAGGGGAGAATACTGATGGATCTAGTGCAGTCGAAGTGAAAAATGAATTCTCAAAATTACATAATGATATTTTCCAGTTGACTCAACTAAGATCAGGACCTAGTGAAAGCGTCTGCAAGTCCAGGGATACAGCTTCAATAACTAGGTTATTACGTGGAAGGGAAGTTAACTCTTCAGGAAATGGGAAGTTCTCTTCAGCTGATCGTGCATTTGCTCTTGGTCATTATCTTCCGGTGGACGGTCCTGAAATAGTGGACAGAATGGATTCCCGAGCTTATGTCTCACAGTTTTCGGCCGATGGTTCTCTTTTTGTTGCTGGTTTTCAG GGAAGCCACATAAGAATATATGATGTCGATAAAGATTGGGGAGTGCACAAAGACATTCATGCTAGAAATTTGAGATGGACCATTAGTGATGTATCGCTGTCACCTGATCAATGGTTTCTT GTCTACTCTAGCCTGGCACCTATTATCCATATTGTCAATATCGGGACTGCTTCCAGAGAATCATATGCTAATATCACT GACATCCATGATGGATTAGATTTTTCCCTGCATGAAGATGTTAGATATTCGTTTGGAATGTTTTCTGTTAAGTTCTCCACTGATGGCCGAGAGCTTGTCGCTGGCAGTAACGATGATTCAATATATATCTATGACCTTCAGGCGGACAAACTGACATTGCGTTTACCCGCTCATACA TCTGATGTCAACACAGTAGCATTCGCTGATGAAAGTGGTAATCTCATTTATTCTGGAAGCGATGATAATCTGTGCAAG GTCTGGGACAGACGTTGTTTGTCCTCAGGGGAAGCTGCTGGAGTTTTGACTGGACATTTGCATGGCATTACTCATATTGATAgccgtggagatggtcgatgTTTCATATCAAATGGAAAAGATCAAGCTATTAAGATGTGGGACATTAGGAAAATGACATCCAATGTTGATGG TTCTGAAAACAGAGTCCCTGCTTGGGACTACAGATATTCAAGATATCCACAACAGAAGCAGCAAAAGCATCCACATGATCAGTCATTAGCTACATACCGGGGCCATTCAGTTCTCCGCACATTAATCCGTTGCTACTTTTCTCCCGCGTACAG CACAGGACAAAAGTACATATACACAGGATCTTACGATGCTAGTGTCTGCATCTATGACGTG GTAAGTGGATCACAAGTCGCCAAACTGCAAGGATATCATCACCTGGCAGTTCGCGACTGCAGCTGGCATCCATCTGATCCATTGCTTGTCAGTTCATCCTGGGACGGGCGGATTGCCAAATGGTCCAGAGCTTGTTCACAGCAAGATACTTCTGAACTTGATTGA
- the LOC124705835 gene encoding LRR receptor-like serine/threonine-protein kinase SIK1 produces the protein MARLGAVAAVVLFLAAAVVAAEAILDPTDFLALQAVRRSLYDMPGSAFFDGWDFTADPCGFPGVFCDGNRVSALALGDPRAGSPGLTGRLDPALGRMSALTELSLVPGRVQGELPASLAACANLRFLAVSKNLLSGAIPDGLGALANLRTLDVSFNQISGAIPPSLASLPSITNLILCHNQLTGAIPSFPDASPLLRLDLKHNTLSGGVPTLPGSLQYLSLAANRLTGQVDSVLPRLTRLNFLDLSMNQLQGPIPPSVFALPLSVLQLQRNFFSSPVQPAGDVTIPVVDLSYNRFWGPLSPLLAGIGQLYLNNNRFTGDVPSRLVQELVGTGGLQVLYLQHNFLTGIEISPSSSLPSGVSLCLMYNCMVPPVYAPCPIKAGTTNTRPADQCPEWRG, from the coding sequence ATGGCGCGGCTGGGCGCTGTTGCGGCGGTGGTGCTCTTCCTGGCGGCGGCCGTCGTGGCGGCGGAGGCCATCCTGGACCCGACGGACTTCCTGGCGCTGCAGGCGGTGCGGCGGTCGCTCTACGACATGCCGGGCTCGGCCTTCTTCGACGGCTGGGACTTCACTGCCGACCCCTGCGGCTTCCCGGGGGTCTTCTGCGACGGGAACAGGGTGTCCGCGCTCGCGCTCGGCGACCCGCGGGCGGGGTCGCCGGGGCTCACCGGCAGGCTGGACCCGGCGCTGGGCCGGATGTCCGCGCTCACGGAGCTCTCGCTCGTGCCGGGCCGCGTCCAGGGCGAGCTCCCGGCCTCGCTCGCCGCCTGCGCCAACCTGCGCTTCCTGGCCGTCAGCAAGAACCTCCTCTCCGGCGCCATCCCCGACGGGCTCGGCGCGCTCGCCAACCTCCGCACGCTCGACGTCAGCTTCAACCAGATCTCCGGCGCCATCCCGCCGTCCCTCGCCTCCCTGCCCTCCATCACCAACCTCATCCTCTGCCACAACCAGCTCACCGGCGCCATCCCGTCCTTCCCGGACGCCTCCCCGCTCCTCCGGCTGGACCTCAAGCACAACACCCTCTCCGGCGGCGTGCCCACCCTCCCAGGCTCGCTCCAGTACCTCTCCCTCGCGGCCAACCGCCTCACCGGCCAGGTCGACTCTGTCCTGCCGCGCCTCACCCGCCTAAACTTCCTCGACCTCAGCATGAACCAGCTCCAGGGGCCCATCCCGCCCTCCGTCTTCGCACTCCCGCTCTCCGTGCTCCAGCTGCAGCGCAACTTCTTCTCCAGCCCCGTCCAGCCGGCGGGCGACGTCACCATCCCGGTCGTGGACCTCAGCTACAACCGCTTCTGGGGCCCGCTCTCGCCGCTCCTGGCGGGGATCGGCCAGCTCTACCTCAACAACAACCGCTTCACCGGCGACGTGCCGTCGCGGCTCGTGCAGGAGCTCGTCGGCACCGGCGGGCTGCAGGTGCTCTACCTGCAGCACAACTTCCTCACCGGCATCGAGATCTCGCCGTCGTCCTCGCTGCCCTCCGGCGTCTCGCTCTGCCTCATGTACAACTGCATGGTGCCGCCCGTGTACGCGCCCTGCCCGATCAAGGCCGGCACCACCAACACACGGCCCGCCGACCAGTGCCCCGAGTGGAGGGGCTGA
- the LOC124647886 gene encoding transcription termination factor MTERF8, chloroplastic-like — protein MFASIWRRRLLGTHQILGGGGGGGGGDPLRIILGTIPFAHTYSSSAVADLPNSEPCPATVSYLISCGLSPAGAAVTATTKKIRILSTEKADAVRALLRDHGFDDNDIVRTVRSAPTILLADPERVILPKIQFFASLGFEPRKLATAPLLLTRSLDEHLVPSIQFLRGVIGSEDDLRLGFSRAPRALLADVEKDMRPVVEALRRCGFTDAAISELLVTQMGVLLTSPDRISEVFEQLKAIGMCISDPRFMHCFREMCRLKKDAWLRKLALYQSFGLSEGEVLEIFKAQPMILQFGNKNMEKKVRFLLDELKLGTSFIIAHPEILCSGLNECILPRCAVLFVLMREGKIQRGIELVEALLVDSSVFSERYVLSHADDVPDVVKAYEGEIRFQGFR, from the coding sequence ATGTTCGCCTCcatttggcggcggcggctcctcggaACCCATCAAattcttggcggcggcggcggcggcggcggcggcgatccccTCCGGATCATCCTTGGCACCATCCCTTTCGCCCACACCTACTCCTCGTCCGCCGTCGCCGATCTCCCCAACTCGGAACCCTGCCCAGCCACCGTCTCCTACCTCATCTCTTGCGGGCTCTCCCCCGCTGGCGCCGCCGTCACAGCCACCACTAAAAAGATCCGCATCCTGTCAACCGAGAAGGCCGACGCCGTGCGTGCCCTCCTCAGAGACCATGGATTCGACGACAACGACATCGTCCGGACTGTTCGCAGCGCCCCGACGATCCTCCTCGCCGATCCCGAACGGGTCATCCTCCCCAAGATCCAGTTTTTCGCCTCCCTCGGCTTCGAGCCCCGCAAGCTCGCTACCGCGCCTCTCCTCCTCACGCGCAGCCTCGACGAGCACCTCGTCCCCTCTATCCAGTTCCTCCGCGGCGTCATCGGCAGCGAGGACGACCTCCGCCTCGGCTTCTCCCGCGCCCCCCGGGCTCTCCTGGCGGACGTCGAGAAAGACATGCGCCCCGTCGTGGAAGCCCTCCGCCGCTGCGGCTTCACCGATGCGGCCATTTCGGAGCTCCTCGTCACCCAGATGGGCGTGCTCTTGACGTCGCCGGATCGCATCAGCGAAGTCTTCGAGCAACTCAAGGCAATCGGTATGTGCATCTCGGACCCGCGCTTCATGCACTGCTTCCGTGAGATGTGCCGCCTGAAGAAGGACGCATGGCTGCGGAAGCTGGCATTGTACCAGAGCTTCGGGCTGTCGGAGGGTGAGGTGCTCGAGATCTTCAAGGCGCAGCCCATGATACTGCAATTCGGCAACAAGAACATGGAAAAGAAGGTCCGGTTCTTGCTGGACGAGCTGAAGCTTGGAACAAGCTTTATAATTGCACATCCTGAGATTCTGTGTTCTGGCTTGAACGAGTGCATCCTGCCAAGGTGCGCCGTGCTGTTTGTGCTGATGAGGGAGGGGAAGATCCAGAGAGGTATCGAGTTGGTTGAGGCATTGCTGGTCGATTCAAGTGTTTTCTCGGAGAGATATGTCTTGAGCCATGCCGATGATGTGCCAGATGTTGTCAAGGCGTATGAGGGTGAGATTAGATTTCAAGGATTCAGATGA
- the LOC124650406 gene encoding uncharacterized protein LOC124650406 gives LISFTTNQIQDPVLCPVNLLLNLPKDWLDFFSLSPCVFWIWICVVLDPATARGDQRERDRQRAQARKPGSKGRDDGLTPEQRRERDAKALQEKTAKKAAQAGAAAADAAKKKNAGKK, from the coding sequence CTCATATCCTTCACCACGAATCAAATTCAAGATCCCGTTTTATGTCCTGTTAATTTACTGTTGAATCTTCCGAAGGATTGGTTGGATTTTTTTTCGCTGTCACCGTGTGTGTTTTGGATTTGGATTTGTGTTGTCCTTGACCCGGCGACTGCACGCGGCGACCAGAGGGAGCGGGACCGGCAGAGGGCGCAGGCGCGGAAGCCCGGGAGCAAGGGCCGCGACGACgggctcacgccggagcagcggcgaGAGCGGGACGCCAAGGCGCTGCAGGAGAAGACCGCCAAGAAGGCGGCGCAggcgggcgccgccgccgcagacgcCGCCAAGAAGAAGAACGCCGGCAAGAAATAG